A window of Theropithecus gelada isolate Dixy chromosome 8, Tgel_1.0, whole genome shotgun sequence genomic DNA:
ggccaggcgcagtggctcacgcccgtaatcccagcactctgggaggccaaggtgggggggcgaatcacttgaggtcaggagttcgagaccagcctgaccaacatggagaaaccccgtctgtactaaaaaaaatacaaaactagtcaggcttggtggcacattcctgtaattccagctacacagggggctgaggcaggagaattgcttgaacccgggaggtggaggctgcagtgagccgagatcgtgccatggcattccagcctgggcaacaagagcaaacctccgtctcaaaaaaaaaaaacaaaaaaacctcaccTTTAGCATATAGAGTAGCAACAGAATAGACGGTGCtatgagtaagaaaaaaatggcattcattttttcaacaagcatttattgagaactACTAGCCAGTCACTAAGTTAGGGAAACaagtacagtagtccccccttatctgtgGGGGATGCCTTCCAAGATCtccagtagatgcctgaaaccGAGGACAATGCTGAATTCCATATATAAAAGGGATTTGCCACATAATGATGCTTTGGTCAGCAACAGACCACACATACTATGGTGGTCCCATAACATTATAACGAAGCTGAAAAATTCTGATCACTATTGCCTGATGACCTGGTAGCCATCATAACACCGTGGTGCAACTCACTTTTTCTAAGTTGAGCCCGTTTAAATACACAaacaccattgtgttacaattgccgaCAGCCATTCAGCACAGCAACGtgctgtacaagtttgtagcctaggagcaacacgGTATACCGTACAGCCCGTGTTTGTGGTAGGCTATACCACAGGTTTAAGTATACTGTACCGTGTTGCTACAACAATGAAACCGCCTAATGGagcatttctcagaatgtcttCTTGTCATTAAGGGAGGCATGGTACTGGTATTccctatacatatatacctatgataaagttaaTGTATCAGTTCGGTGGAGTAAGAGATTATCGACaactaataaaaaaatagaacaattataacaacgtactgtaataaaagttatgtgactctgctctctctctccctctcaaaatatcttattttactgtactcactctttttcttcttgtgatgATGTGACCACGGAAAGCGAAACACAGGACAAGTAGGCACTACTGTAAAGAGATCCTGTCCacgccctcaaggagcttacactCTAGCTCAAGCAGACACCATTTAATACCACGTGATAAGTGCAATGCCAAAGGCATACTTGGAACGTTAAGTGGGTCCCAGAAAAGGAACAGCTAAGCAATCTTGGGGTGGGAGCTAGGATCAGGAAAGGCATCTTGGAAAAGATGGGCCAAAACTGTCTTAAGGGAATTAGCTGGGGGTTGATTTTAGGAAAGGGGAATAACAGGAACAGAATGAAACCAATTCGGAACATGGCGTTTCCTGGGAACGAAAAGCACCCTTTCCTTATCTATCAAAGATAAGTCAGAGCATTATCACAGGTCACTTCTGAGATCTGGGACATCAACTGCCCAGAGAGTGGCTGAGTGGACATTCCAGGGTCTTTTTATTGTTTGCTGTTGCATCCCAGACCCTACAACCCCTTTCTGAAAGGGTAAAGCGCACTTCCCTTAAGAAAAAGTTGTTAGCAGGTGTGTCCTTTCTCACGGGGGATAATTATCAGGGCGCAGCCACCATAAAGGCCGCAGATGGAAGGTGGGAAGAAGACTTGGGATAAGGTGTGTGGAGGAGCCCACAGGCTCTGGCCCAATTCCAGGGAGTGACGGGACGTCTTTCCGATTGGAGGACGAGAACTCCCCGATACAAATAGAGCAGTGGCATCGCCCCTCCGCGCCCCCCACGCCATGACGAGGAGACGCCGGGGGAAACCCTGCAGTTGTGGCAGGGACAGACGTGCTGGGGGAACCAGAGGCCGCGGGAAGAGGCACTCGCATCGAGGAGGCATTTTAGAGCGAGGATCAGGCGCAGCTGCGGACTGGGGGTCCCGGCTTCGGAGCCCGCTGTCCAGCAGGGTCCCGGAGGGCGCGGCGCCCACTCACCGCTGCTGCTGGTGAAGTAGAACACCATGATCACGGGAGCGATGCGGTGACTCCACCGCGGAGCAGCAGCGCTCAACTCACGAAGCTCAGGATACCAGACTCTCCGCGGCCGCCTGGTTCTCGGAACTCCTCCGTGCACTTCCGGCGGACGTCGGGGCGCGTCATAACGCCGGCCGTGGGCGCCATCTTTAGTCCTGGCGAGGCGAAGGGTATTGGCAAGGAGTTTGGTTCAATGATTTGTGGGTTAAGGGAAAGAGGCATCTTGGGCACATTAGTTAACCTATCTGTGCTTCACTTTCCTCAGCAGCGAAATGAAGATGATACTAGAGCAGCTAAGTCACAGGATATTTTTTAGGGTTAAATAAGTTAATGGGCGCCAAGGGTTTAGAACATAGCACACAAGCGAGTTGTTTCTGATAGTCACCTGGAGAATATGCCTCTTGGGGATTGGACTGTGTTCTGGCTCAAATCGAAGGCCTGCCATCCCAAACCTCTGAACCTCAGAGGTACTCCTGCTGTAAAGTAGGAATAATCATACTCATGTAAGGCTCCTACAGCACTTGGTTTTGCCctgattatttctcttttgagaaagcacttttatctgaggaatgtgaGTCCTTTTAAATTACTAGGTCTGGAGAGGCATTAAAATGAGACCCCATCATGTTCTACTATCCCCTTGAGCTATGTATTCATCTCCTGAAACTACCTGCTTCTGCCACAAGCAGCTACCTACTAACCTCACACTGCCACACAAGACACTATGACCCACACCCTACAGCTTAACAATGTCTAGCCAATCACTGATGCATGTAGTTTCTATAAATGAAAATGCTTGACAGTTGTGTATCAGCCCACTTCCTGTCCTCCTTTTTCGTCTTTAAAAACCTGCTTGTAGCAAAGGCCGAACAGAGCTCATATCCGAAGCTActggtggagggtggggggtCGGGGGGTGGAATCTTCTGGGCAGCTGTCTCCGCTTTAACTCAAGCAAACtctacattcttatttttttgcctCAGCCTTTCCTTTTAAACTGACACTCTTAAATCACTCTCACTGACTTCATTCTATGACATTGAGGGCATCACTTAACGAAATTTATTTATGTGCTCGCTTTGACAGCATGtgtactaaaattggaatgatacagaggaCATTAACATGGCCCCTGctcaaggatgacatgcaaatttgtgaaaattaaatttgaaaaaataaacataaaacccTAAACTTATTTGAAACTAAAAATGTGCCAGAAACACTGTACCAGGAGCTGGTGACACAAAGATAGTAACAATAGCTAACAATAAACGTTTTAGGAACTTTCTGGTTTTCCAAAGTAAGAATTTAACTCTGTTCTGTAAATAGCAATTGTGTTGGGGTTCTCAGttgtattatttgtaaaatgggaatggcaATAGATATTAATACCTTATGGATTGTGGTgagaagtaaaagaaacaaaacatgtaaagcatctaagaatgcctggcacatagcaggtgttaagttttatattttaattttaaaaataaaatggtgaataGAAACCTAAAGTTACTGATAAAAATGAAACTAACAAGcttcaaatgtgaaaaataagtgCATTCAGAATCTTGGAGAGGcctgtatttattgatttattttcgagacggagtcttgctctgtcgccacgTTGGAGAGGCCATTTTACAAAAATTTCTTACCCCAAGTGACCCCAGAATGTATATCGACTTCAACCGGACCGAGAACTACAATTCCCAGAATGCACCTAAACAAGGCCCCGGGAACGCAGCCCGGCGTTGCTGCAGGGAATTGTGGGTGGCGTGGTTTCCCTCAGAGCTTTTCACCTCACCAGGGCGCGAGAATCTTGGACACAGCCGCCAGGGTGGGCGGGGTAAGGGCTGGTGCTCCACCAATCACCGAGCCAGCCCCTGGAAGCGTTGAGCCGTGGCCAATCGGAACGCAGCGGCTTCCTCCTAGCCTGGCGCGCGATAATTTGAAGACGCTCACGGAGCGGCTGGCTGGGCTGAGGAGAGCTTGCCGGGTTCTGAGGCGCAGGTAACCTCTGGAGTAGGCCGAGGCAGggctgtggaaggctgaggcgagcgggAGACCTTGTGGGACGTGGGGACGAATGTCACGGGAAAAGAGCTTTTGCTTGGCGCTCGGCAGGTCCGCGACCCCGAGACCGAAGAAGCCACTAACCCGTTCTCCGCGCTCACAGGCGCTGGGTTTCCATCTTCCCGACGTCGGCGTTTCCTTGTTTTGGATTtagggttggtttgtttgtttccctgaCCGGGTTCAGGGTCGGGACGCTTTCCTCTCCTACCTTTCCTCGCTTAGCCCCAGAGGGGCCATCCCTTAAGCCGCAGCTCGACCTGAATTCCCAGAGACCCTGGCCTTtcagtttgttcatttattaatgGCTTTGAAGTAACGCTTGTGTGCTGCTTTGGGGGGAATTTTCCTGATGccaggaaaggggaaggaaatgaACTCTGACGAGCCACATAGCCGCCTGCTCGTGCATTCTTGCATTTGTTTTCAGCAGCCTCACGACTTTAAGGGATTTTTGTAAAAAAGGAAGCAAACGGCATGCTCCAGGCTCCTCAGCTAGGAAAATGGCAGAGGACTGTGCTTCACCCATTTTCTTGCTGGGCTCTGATGAAAAGTTACAAACGGTCTCTGCCTTCATTGAAGGCTGTTGAGATggggaaacaagaagaaaatgtctTAAATGGACTATTAGGGAAATATAGGGTGCCATGGAAGCAGAACAAGCGCGTGTAACCCTGGGAGGGGTGGAAGGAGAGCAGTGTCGAGGAAGGCCTCCCGGAAAATAGGGTTTTAACTTGGTGTGAAATAGACTAATGAAAGGGGGTGTAATTTTGATAAAGcgacttttaatattttgatgaatgtggttattgtcatttcttttaggaattcaataaagaaaatggcaGCTCTTACTCCAAGGAAGAGGAAACAGGATTCTTTGAACTGTGACAGGTGAATCTCAGCCTACGAATAGAAACTCTTAGAAAAATCCACCTTGTCTCTCTTGTTCTCtcccattttctaaaatttttgttcTTCCACTAGCCTACTCCTTGTGGCTACAGTGATAACCTGATaacctatattttaattttagctagGAAATACATTAAGTTTTCATAACGAATTATTTAGTCCTTTTCAAGGGAATCAAAGaaggctgttttttggtttttgtttttttcttttgacatagaAGCAGCCTATTGAAGAAAGCTGTTTTCTATGGCTAGGAAATATACCAGATCGGCTATTACCTTGTTCCTTTCTGTTCCcctataatattttatgtagtgTCTTGCATACAGTAGATGCTTGTCTGGAAACAATTCTAGAAAGTTTGTGTACTCAGATATTAATTACTCTACCCAGGAAAAGCCCCAGGGGGTCAGTTCATTACAGACAATTATTATAGGGGACTTGTAGACAATAGAGCAAAATATATGAGCTATCGTTTATATATGGCCAACACatagaaatagattttaaaacacatgcatatatgtcTAGCAAAGCTTCTTTGTGTATGGTGTTTGTTTTCATGAACATTGGGCTCTTTGGGAAgatatttgaatgttttatttgaTAAAGACAGAATTTGAGAATCCTACTGTTAAACTAATAGAAAATTGTGTGTATGTTTGGGGGTACATGTATTAATATGACCTATAAGTAGAGCTTATTACTTAGCAGTAGATTTATGTAAATTTTGACACAAAATAATcttaatggactttttttttttttatagcctTTTACACTTCACTGAAAATCTGTTTCCATCACCTAATAAAAAGCACTGTTTTAATCAAAACagtgataaaaatgaagaaaacctgCATTGCTCTCAACAAGGGCATTTTGTTTTAAGTGCACTCAAAACAACTGAAATAAATAGACTGCCATCAGCAAATCAAGGCTTACAATTTAAATCTTCTGTGTCCACTGTATCTTTCTACAACCAAAATAAGTGGTACCTCAATCCACTGGAGAGAAAGCTGATAAAAGAGAGTAGATCTACTTGTCTAAAAACTAATGATGAAGATATATCTTTTCCCATTGTGACAGAAAAAACGCAGGGAAAACCAGTCTGTTCcaagaagaacaacaaaaaatcacaGAAGAGTTTAACTGCTAAGTATCAACCAAGGTATAGACACATCAAGCCTGTATCAAGGAATTCTAGAAATCTCAAGCAAAATCGAGTGATCTATAAGCCaattatggagaaagaaaataattgtcacTCAGCTGAAAATAATCCCAGTGCTCCTCGGGTTctaagccaaaaaataaaaccacaagttACGCTCCAGGGTGGAGCAGCATTTTTTGTTAGTAGAAAAAAATCCTCTCTTAGAAAATGGTCCCTGGAAAATGAGCTGTCACGGGGCACCCAAAAGAATAAATCAGAAGTGATTGAAGATTCTGATGTAAAGACTGTCAGTGAAAAAAAAGCTTTTGAGACAAGGCAGGTGCCAAAGTGCTTAATCCTAGAAGAGAAATTGAACATTGGACTAAGTGCAAGCAGTAAAAATCAAGAGGAATTAATAAAGGTAAAGCTAAATATATCACTTTAAAAATGGCTATATAATAAAACTTTAGTATGACATAgttgaataaaattttattttctggactGCTTTTATAAAGCCAGATAGCATAGTGTTTAGTTATTGTaaggagtttatttatttatttattttgagatggggtctttctttgtgacccaggctggagagcagtggcacaaacactgctcactacagcctcaacctcctagacccaagcaatcctaccaagtaactggtactataggtgcacaccacctcacctggctaattcttgcatttttttatagaggctgggatttcaccatgttgcccaggctggtctcgcactacTGGGCtacagtgatccacctgcctcaccctcccaaattgctgggattatgggtgtgaaccaGTGCACCTGGCCCGGCCACATTTTAAGTTCTCAATAGGTACATGTAgctggtggctaccatattagaccatgctggtctagaacttctgttGCTGATCTTCTCTCTATAACCTTCGTCAGAAAAAAAGTTGGGTTTTGTGGGGCAGCTAGGGACAGAAAGCCAATGAAGCAGCCTTAAGAAAGGTTGTCTCCCAGATCAGGGCTTCCATGTCTATGGTGGCTTGTTTATATTCATCACAACCCTTGTAGCTGGAGAAATGGTAGGCGTATGTGATACCCATTATACTCAGGCTTATAGTCATGTCTTTCCTAACCCACCTCTCATCGTTGCCTTCCTCACTCACTTCTCTCAAATTCAACCCCAGTTCATATCTCTTGTAATCACCTAAATTTCAAACCTCAGTGGCAAAGATTATAAACTGGTGGCCAGTAAACCAAATCTCGCCCATAAATGTTTTGCTTGgcctacataattttaaaattggagccaaaattatttttaaatacaagaaaTTTCTGGTGTCTCATGAAATATTGAAAATTGAGCCTTCATTTCTACATGGCAATAATCAGCTGAATGTCAGGCTGAGTATCATACCATTTGACAAGTATGGGCCGGCTCTTCATTTCTCTAAGTCAGTGTATATTTAGATGagtttaattttgataattttacttACTGCTGCCCTTGTAAGACATTTAAGTTTTTAGTCCtcactgtaaatattttttttcctatttatcaaGTATGGCCAAGTAGATTGTTAAATGAGATAGGTTCTTGCTGGCTAAGCCATGACAGTCTAATTTTActaattcattttctgtttatatcAACAAAACACTTCTGTGTCTTGATAGGGATTTTGATTACAAGAGTAAGCTTCGTCAAAATTTATTAAACTGTGCTTTATACCtatacatttatatgaaaattaagttTTTTGAAAGGTTGGGGCATAACTCAAGCTAAAATTGTCTCAATCCAGTAAAACAAAGAATCTGCAGTTTCCCTATACATCTcctaatgatgatgatgatctaTTTGGTACAGCCTGGTGGTGTACCAAATGAATGGTGACCTGATGAGTTCTCTGTAAGCAGTGTAACAGAGAATTCTGtaattctctcttctgtcttattttcattttcttagcttCACTTTATGGGTTTGGTATTGAGTTAGTTttcagtagtttgggaggctgggcttttgtcattttaaatttgtgGAAAGGGACTACACTCTCTCAGGATATTGCTAAATACCCATGTCTAGAATTCATCTCTGCTAGCTAAGGGCGaatctgattttctgttttttcattttgagatggagtctcactctgtcgcccaggctggagtgcagtggcgcgatctcagctcactgcaacctccgcctcctgagttcaagcaattctctacctcagcctcccaagtagctgggattacaggcacccgccaacatgcctggttaatttttgtatttttagtagagacagggtttcaccctcttggccaggctggtcttgaactcctgacttcgtgatccacctgccttggtctcccaaagtgctgggattacaggtgtgagccaccacgcccggctggtgAATCTGATTTTCATGAGGATACCCTTTCCCCAACTCATGGAGCCCTGAAAAGTGTTAAACTGATGGGTTATCCGACCTCTGCTGGGATATTATGGTTTTGAGTAGTAGAAGTTATATTTTAACCAAgaggtttttcctttttccccaagCCGTATATTCCCTAGTAATTCCCAAATTAGTATGAGGGAAATCTGTCAGAATTTTTTCTACTTTGCTTTTCCCACATTCCTGCTACTCTCCAGTGACTCTAGAAAGTTATTCTTTCCTTAGCTgctcattttaaaagttcatggcAAAAAGTTGTCCCTTTCCAGTTTGGTGGCTGCTGGGgaaatttttgccatttttactgacttttttgttcatttcattatGAAAGTGATGGTCTGCAATCATTCTGCCGTCTCTATCAGAAAGTATAACACATTTTTGAGAGGATGACAGATTACAACATGTGTactctggcttttttttcttttgagatggagtgttgctctgtcgccaggctggagtgcagtgacatgatctcggctcattgcaacctccgcctcctgggttcaagcgattctcctgcctcagcctccaaagtagctgggactacaggtgtgtgccaccaagcccagctaatttttgtatttttagtagagacggtttcaccgtgttagccaggatggtctcaatcccttgacctcgtgatccacccacctcagtctcccaaagtactgggattacaggcatgagccaccgcaccctgccataCTCTggcttttaaaagataatgtacACTTGGTGCATACAGGGGAAGTTTTCCTAAAAATAGTTTGACAATTGAAAATCACATTATGAAATGTAATTCATAATAAACCAAATCGTTTGTTTTAGAAATAGATCTGGGATTCATTCACTagaaaacagttaaaaattagatttgttccttttttttttttttaacctattttcAGGATTCATCAGATGACAGAGTTTCGTCAAAGGAACATAAAGTTGATAAAAATGAAGCTTTTCCTTCAGAGGATTCTCTTGGTGAGAATAAGACAAGTAAGAGAAAACTAGCATGAATTTAACTACTTAATGCTTTAttacatatgttatataataataattcttataataatttttgggtctttcttttttcagtcGTGTGCCTGTAGTTagtatctttgtttttatctctGTGACACTGTTTTCTGTAGTAAAACAGTGCATTGCgttttgaaaaacaagaaacaagatcCTAGGTTAAAATTTTAGACAAAATGGTAGTCTTAATTGGTCTATGGCTATGGCCAAGTTACTTAAGCTCTCTAGAGTTGAGTGTTCTCATTATAAAATCATACCTACTCTATCTTTCTCCCAAAACAATGTAAGTTAAaactattttgtatatttgtgaTCAAAGCCCAGTTGTGAGCAGCACTTACCAAGTCTTATAAATGACACTGAAATGTCAGGAACCATGAGATTTTTGTCTAGGTTTACTGCTAATTAGCTGTATGATCTAGGAAGAGATCTCTAAAGagttaaagttaatttttaaatttctgtcagTTCTGAAATCGTATTCCTAATTTATGCTATCAGTGTTCAATTAGCTTAATAAATTATGAATACATAAAGCTTTTTTTATGATTCTGAGATATGATGCTAATAActagtatttactgagtgctgaATATATATATCAGGCAGTGCTAAGTATTTAGTATAAGTTATGTTTTTCATAGATTGTGCTCAAAGCACTGATACAATAGAACATATAACAGAAAAACAATGCCATCTACTTACAATagttataaatttttcttttaaaatatattttagtacatTGTCTAAGTCCATTTAAAGAAAGatagtgaataaaaataatacaatggtATAAGGATATGGCAGAAATCATGAAAGTTatataaaaaaaccaaaattttatTACTTAATAACTACAGTGTATCATTTAATTCTCCCAACTACTGTAGGTCCTGATATGcccatttatagatgaggaaatggacttgggttaagtaacttacccataGCAGCTCAGACtctcacctgccttggccttatTTCTAGAGGATAAGCTCTAATTATTTTTCAGTGCAAagttaaagtttgtttttttagcCCACTCTCAACTTACTATTTTCCTCAAATCAGTCGCTGTTTTAACTTTGgtcttttcttttaatagacTGTTTGTTTTGccataattttagatttacagaaaagttaaagTACAGAGAATAGCAGTGTATCTCTTACCCTGTTACCTCAGTTCTTAACATCTTATGTTATAATacctttgtcaaaactaagaaactggTATTagtatagaatttttttttttttttttgagatggagttttgctgtgttgctcaggctggagtgcagtggtaccatctcggctcactacagcctctgcctccagggttcaagcatttctcccacctcagcctcccaagtagctgggattatgtccgccaccatgcccggctaatttttgttaagatggggtttcaccatgttggccatgctggtttcaaactcctgacctcaagtaatccacccgcctcagcctcccagagggctgggattacaggcgtgagccatggtgcccggccatAAACACTAGACTTTATTTGGAGTTTACCAAATATTGGTAGTAGTatattactattaactaaactttATTTGGAATCTtctattaatgttttctttctgtcccAGTATCCAATCCAAGGTACTGTATTATGTTTAATTGTAATGTGTCTTTAGTCTTGTCTGTGACATTTCCtgtcttatttctttgtttgcaTATCGCCAGCTGGACATTGATATCTCCAACTCTAATCCAGTACTCCAGGATTTATTCTATCCTTTTTTCATCTGCAACTTCCCTCTCAGACAGTGGGAAACTTAGTTCCTACTATTCACTATTCACCTACTTATTTGTTCTGTCCCAGTAAACATGTAAAACATTTCATAATTGTTAATTCATACCCCTGTGAGAAATATATTAACCAATTagagtgcaatttttttttctctttgagacagtctcactctgtcacccaggctgtagtgcagtggtgcaatctcagctcactgcaacctctgcccccagggttctagcgattctcctacctcagcctcctgagtacgtggcattacaggtgtctaccaccatgcccggctaatttttttgtatttttagtagagatggtgtttcgccatgttgggcaggctcatcttgaactcctgacttcaggtgattcacgtgcctcggcctcccttaCCTTTCATCTCATTGTTCATGTTGAGGTTGAGATGAATCTTATCTAATTCAGTGTCTTTTTCTGTATGTAATTATTGCCGAAGTAAGCTTTTGTGGAATCCTGTATCAACTCTTGCCATTCTTTTCtaaatgtgatatattttcaattttttcccttTGTAGAATTCCATATAtagtttaataatatatatatattaaataatatacgTATtttctaggattataggcgtgagccactgcactcagcctagagTGCAATTTTAAGTAGTGTCTTTTTGTCTTTATCCTTATAACTTCTAGTTAAAACACcatttgctgaagttacttaggTCAGCTTCTCTTTTTCCCCCTACCTCCTTCAGTGTCGTTATGCTGTACAGTTCTAATATAGTTAGGTTCATTTCTCACAGTATGCATTCCATCTTAGGCTACCTCAGTAGCCTGGttgatatttatacatatttttttctcatttgatgtACATTGAAGTTCATTCTTTGTGATTTTTACAGTTCTGTGGGTTTTATCAAATGTATAGAATTATGTATTAGCCATTATAGTTCCTTCACCCTAAAATTTCCCTATGCCTACGTTTTGTTGTTACTGTCCTTCCCCACAGTCCCGTGGCAACCAttaatctgctttttatttctatagttttaccttttccaggaAGAACATTAC
This region includes:
- the ESCO2 gene encoding N-acetyltransferase ESCO2; this encodes MAALTPRKRKQDSLNCDSLLHFTENLFPSPNKKHCFNQNSDKNEENLHCSQQGHFVLSALKTTEINRLPSANQGLQFKSSVSTVSFYNQNKWYLNPLERKLIKESRSTCLKTNDEDISFPIVTEKTQGKPVCSKKNNKKSQKSLTAKYQPRYRHIKPVSRNSRNLKQNRVIYKPIMEKENNCHSAENNPSAPRVLSQKIKPQVTLQGGAAFFVSRKKSSLRKWSLENELSRGTQKNKSEVIEDSDVKTVSEKKAFETRQVPKCLILEEKLNIGLSASSKNQEELIKDSSDDRVSSKEHKVDKNEAFPSEDSLGENKTISPKSTVYPIFSASSVNSKRSLGEEQLSVGSINFLKQTNIQKNTNTRDTSKKTKDQLIIDAGQKHFGATVCKSCGMIYTASNPEDEMQHVQHHHRFLEGIKYVGWKKERVVAEFWDGKIVLVLPHDPSFAIKKVEDVQELVDNELGFQQVVPKCPNKIKTFLFISDEKRVVGCLIAEPIKQAFRVLSEPAGPGSPTSTECSRAWQCSDVPEPAVCGISRIWVFRLKRRKRIARRLVDTLRNCFMFGCFLSTDEIAFSDPTPDGKLFATKYCNTPNFLVYNFNS